From the genome of Arthrobacter alpinus, one region includes:
- a CDS encoding ABC transporter permease: MSLATVAPVQTVDPAARTAGSGLKLALGGAVVLLLAIVSMFVGVSDLSAPALLAGDPAAWHVLWISRIPRTISVILAGAAVSVAGLIMQLMAKSKFADPSMVGTVESASLGILVVTVLFPAASLFLKMGVASVFAMAGTALFLLILRRMPLRNTLIVPLVGIMLGGVIAAVTTFFAYRFDLLQTLNSWMVGDFSGVLQGRYELLYIVGALTVVGFVCADRFTVIGLGQEFTTNLGLNYNRIMMLGLVIVSLISAVVVVSVGAIPFLGLIVPNLVSMYFGDNVRRAIPWVAVFGAGFVLVCDIIGRTIRYPFEIPVGIIVSAVGSLIFLYMLLGRRKTNGH; encoded by the coding sequence GTGTCACTTGCAACGGTTGCCCCCGTGCAAACGGTGGATCCCGCAGCACGCACTGCCGGCTCCGGCCTCAAGCTGGCGCTTGGCGGGGCGGTCGTGTTGCTGCTGGCCATCGTGAGCATGTTTGTCGGCGTCAGCGATCTCTCTGCGCCAGCATTGCTGGCAGGGGACCCTGCGGCCTGGCATGTGCTCTGGATCAGCCGTATCCCACGGACCATCTCGGTCATCCTGGCCGGAGCCGCCGTCAGCGTGGCCGGGCTCATCATGCAGCTCATGGCCAAGAGCAAGTTCGCGGACCCCTCCATGGTGGGCACCGTGGAATCGGCGTCGCTGGGCATCCTGGTGGTCACCGTGCTCTTCCCGGCAGCCTCACTCTTTTTGAAGATGGGCGTCGCCAGCGTCTTCGCCATGGCCGGAACTGCGTTGTTTTTGCTGATCCTGCGCCGAATGCCGTTGCGCAACACGCTCATCGTGCCCTTGGTTGGCATCATGCTGGGCGGGGTCATTGCCGCCGTAACCACGTTCTTCGCCTACCGTTTTGACTTGCTGCAGACCCTGAACTCGTGGATGGTGGGCGATTTTTCCGGCGTCCTGCAGGGCCGCTACGAACTGTTGTACATTGTGGGCGCACTGACAGTGGTGGGGTTCGTCTGCGCCGACCGTTTCACCGTCATCGGCCTGGGCCAGGAGTTCACCACGAACCTAGGGCTGAACTACAACCGCATCATGATGCTGGGGCTGGTGATCGTGTCCCTGATCAGCGCCGTCGTGGTGGTCTCGGTGGGTGCCATCCCGTTCCTGGGCCTGATTGTGCCCAATCTGGTCTCCATGTACTTCGGCGACAACGTCCGCCGGGCCATCCCGTGGGTGGCCGTGTTTGGTGCCGGCTTTGTCCTGGTGTGCGACATCATCGGCCGCACCATCCGCTACCCGTTTGAAATACCCGTCGGCATCATTGTCTCCGCCGTGGGCAGCCTGATCTTCTTGTACATGCTCCTGGGGAGGAGGAAAACCAATGGCCACTAA
- a CDS encoding siderophore ABC transporter substrate-binding protein: MLKKSLLTLAAATAAMLALASCGQGAGAGSQDKAAGTVSITHAQGTQDVPLNPAKVYTFDLGVLDTLDALDVPVSGIPQVSLPASFTAYGSPDIQNIGTMKEPDFEAISAGAPDLIIISGRTAGSYAELSKIAPTIDLSISAKAPMDSFKAATASLGQIFGKEAEVAAKIAAIDTKVAATKATAPAAGTGLIVMTSGGELTAYGAGSRFGLIHDVLGVPTAAEVKAEGSHGEAISFEYIAKSNPGSLYVIDRDVAMGESKGAAEAVLNNALVKGTDAAKNSRISYLDPASWYLIGYGLNNVDAMVDAVATSVAKA, translated from the coding sequence ATGTTGAAGAAAAGCCTGCTGACGCTCGCCGCCGCCACCGCCGCCATGCTGGCTCTGGCCTCCTGCGGCCAAGGTGCCGGCGCAGGATCCCAGGACAAAGCCGCCGGCACCGTCTCTATCACACACGCCCAGGGAACGCAGGACGTGCCGCTGAACCCGGCAAAGGTCTACACCTTTGACCTGGGCGTTCTGGACACCCTGGATGCCTTGGACGTGCCGGTCTCGGGTATACCTCAGGTCAGCTTGCCAGCGTCCTTCACGGCGTACGGTTCGCCCGACATCCAGAACATCGGCACCATGAAGGAACCGGATTTTGAGGCCATCAGTGCCGGCGCCCCGGATTTGATCATCATCTCGGGCCGGACGGCTGGCTCGTACGCCGAACTGAGCAAGATTGCCCCCACGATCGATCTGAGCATCAGCGCCAAGGCGCCCATGGACTCATTCAAGGCCGCAACCGCTAGCCTGGGCCAGATCTTCGGCAAGGAAGCTGAAGTTGCCGCGAAGATTGCCGCGATCGACACGAAGGTCGCCGCTACCAAGGCCACAGCCCCCGCAGCCGGTACGGGCCTGATTGTCATGACCAGTGGCGGCGAGCTGACAGCGTACGGCGCAGGCTCCCGCTTCGGGCTGATCCACGACGTCCTCGGTGTGCCCACCGCCGCCGAGGTCAAGGCCGAGGGCTCCCATGGCGAGGCCATCTCTTTTGAGTACATTGCCAAGTCCAACCCCGGCAGCCTGTACGTGATTGACCGCGACGTGGCCATGGGCGAATCCAAGGGTGCCGCCGAGGCTGTCTTGAACAACGCCCTGGTCAAGGGGACGGATGCCGCCAAGAACTCCCGCATCAGCTACCTTGACCCGGCCAGCTGGTACCTCATCGGCTACGGCCTGAACAATGTCGACGCCATGGTCGACGCCGTAGCTACTTCGGTCGCGAAGGCCTAG
- a CDS encoding class I SAM-dependent methyltransferase, with product MSTDAISPLLTVAGWELLASLGPYKESESLKLNETLRKAGHTPELVAAALTQARLRAKAEAKFGEFAHQMLFTQAGLEQATRLSIAALHAQRFTTASITSVADLGCGIGADSLAMASLDINVTAVEMDEITAACTTVNLMPFPHANVICGRAEDTNLDGIEGVWLDPARRTTNTSGTTRLFDPEAFSPPLSFVEKLADSGRAVGVKMGPSIPHDAVPATAEAQWISVNGDVVEAGLYFNALARPGIRRAALVVGAHGMNELTSAIVYDPAHQDVQLGPIAGYLYEPDGAVIRAGLVADLARTMGAHLIDEHIAYLCSEQPAQTPFARGYKVLEVKPFNIKALKAWVKANRIGVLDIKKRGISTTPEEVRRQLLTGSGKGPNKATLILTRIGDDRIAVVVEPHGF from the coding sequence ATGTCCACTGACGCAATTTCCCCTCTCCTGACCGTCGCAGGCTGGGAACTTTTGGCCTCCCTGGGCCCCTACAAGGAATCAGAGTCACTCAAACTCAACGAGACCCTGCGCAAGGCCGGCCACACCCCCGAGCTGGTCGCCGCAGCGTTGACGCAGGCCCGGCTGCGCGCCAAGGCGGAGGCGAAGTTTGGCGAGTTCGCCCACCAGATGCTCTTCACTCAGGCCGGGCTGGAACAGGCCACGCGCCTGAGCATCGCGGCCCTGCACGCCCAAAGATTTACGACGGCGTCCATCACCTCCGTGGCCGATCTTGGCTGCGGCATCGGCGCGGACTCCCTGGCCATGGCCAGCCTCGACATCAACGTCACCGCCGTGGAGATGGATGAGATCACGGCAGCGTGCACCACCGTGAACCTTATGCCGTTCCCTCACGCCAATGTCATTTGCGGCCGCGCCGAGGACACCAACCTGGACGGCATCGAGGGCGTCTGGCTTGACCCCGCCCGACGCACCACCAACACCTCAGGCACCACCAGGCTCTTTGATCCCGAGGCGTTCTCCCCGCCCCTGTCGTTTGTGGAAAAGCTTGCCGATTCCGGCAGGGCTGTCGGCGTCAAAATGGGTCCGAGCATTCCGCACGACGCCGTCCCGGCCACCGCCGAGGCCCAATGGATCTCGGTCAACGGGGACGTGGTCGAGGCCGGCCTGTACTTCAACGCCCTGGCCCGGCCCGGCATCCGCAGGGCCGCGCTGGTGGTGGGGGCACACGGGATGAACGAGCTCACCAGTGCCATCGTCTACGATCCGGCGCACCAGGATGTTCAGCTTGGCCCCATCGCCGGGTACCTCTACGAACCCGACGGCGCCGTCATCCGCGCAGGACTCGTGGCCGATTTGGCCCGGACGATGGGCGCACACCTCATTGACGAACACATCGCCTACCTCTGCTCCGAACAGCCTGCCCAGACGCCCTTTGCCCGCGGCTACAAGGTGCTGGAGGTCAAGCCCTTCAACATCAAGGCGCTGAAAGCCTGGGTCAAGGCGAACCGGATAGGGGTGCTGGACATCAAGAAGCGCGGCATCTCAACGACCCCCGAGGAAGTACGCCGCCAACTACTCACCGGTTCCGGGAAGGGCCCAAACAAGGCCACCTTGATCCTGACCCGGATCGGGGACGACAGGATCGCCGTCGTGGTTGAACCGCACGGCTTCTAA
- a CDS encoding shikimate 5-dehydrogenase: protein MPILNKDMKLCISLAARPSNIGTRFHNYLYDALELNYVYKAFAPVDLGQAVTGIRGLGIRGAAVSMPYKEAVIAMVDVMDASAAAIDSVNTIVNNDGVLTAYNTDYLAIARLLAVHKVRADSTVLLRGSGGMAKAVAAALRDAGMANVRIVARNEVAGRELASLYNFAWLPEVGAATADLLINVTPLGMAGADETVQSFSDATVAVAQLVFDVVALPSQTPLITAARAAGKPVITGAEVIALQAEEQFVLYTGVRPSPELIRAASEFSRS from the coding sequence GTGCCCATTCTGAACAAAGACATGAAGCTATGTATCTCCCTGGCAGCGCGCCCCAGCAATATCGGCACGCGCTTCCACAACTATCTCTACGATGCCCTGGAGCTGAACTACGTCTACAAGGCCTTCGCGCCGGTGGACCTGGGCCAGGCGGTGACGGGGATCCGGGGACTGGGAATCCGTGGGGCCGCCGTGTCGATGCCGTACAAGGAGGCCGTCATCGCCATGGTCGACGTCATGGACGCATCCGCCGCGGCCATTGATTCGGTCAACACCATTGTCAACAACGACGGCGTCCTGACCGCCTACAACACCGACTACCTTGCCATCGCCCGGCTGCTGGCCGTGCACAAGGTCCGTGCCGATTCCACTGTTCTGCTGCGCGGCTCTGGCGGCATGGCCAAGGCAGTTGCTGCGGCCCTTCGCGACGCCGGTATGGCAAACGTGAGGATCGTGGCCCGCAATGAGGTGGCAGGCCGGGAGCTGGCCAGCCTCTACAACTTCGCCTGGCTCCCCGAGGTGGGGGCCGCCACGGCCGACCTTCTCATCAATGTCACCCCGCTCGGGATGGCCGGGGCCGATGAAACCGTGCAGTCCTTCTCCGACGCCACCGTTGCCGTCGCTCAGCTGGTCTTCGACGTCGTCGCACTGCCTTCCCAGACGCCGCTGATCACGGCCGCCCGCGCCGCCGGCAAGCCCGTCATTACCGGCGCAGAGGTTATCGCACTCCAGGCGGAAGAGCAGTTTGTGCTGTACACGGGGGTGCGCCCCAGCCCCGAACTGATACGTGCGGCGTCGGAGTTCTCCCGCTCCTAG
- a CDS encoding glutamate--cysteine ligase: MRIDFAKSEQSTLGLEWEIALVDSASGDLAPQANSVLANVSRAHPEAMNADEHPHIKGEMLLNTVELVTGICHTVAEGTDDLRRNLNIVREAAKPLGLDLLSAGTHPFSNPRTQEVTDKERYAKLVERTQWWGTQMLIYGVHVHVGLDHVSKAMPVLDGLVNYFPHFQALSASSPYWNGEDTGYASQRALMFQQLPTAGLPFQFSSWEAYEAYVQDMFTTGVIDATNEIRWDIRPVAGLGTIEMRICDGMSTLEEIGAIAALTQCLVEDFSNTLDDGGTIPTMPPWHIQENKWRAARYGMEAIVILDAAGKEQLVTEHTLELLNRLEPVAARLGCADELASVEKIIANGAGYQRQRAVAAAADGDLRAVVRNLVAEMATN; the protein is encoded by the coding sequence GTGAGAATTGATTTCGCCAAATCTGAGCAGTCCACCCTCGGCCTGGAGTGGGAAATCGCCTTGGTGGACAGTGCGTCCGGTGATCTTGCACCCCAAGCAAATAGCGTTTTGGCAAATGTCTCCCGGGCCCATCCAGAGGCCATGAACGCCGACGAGCACCCGCACATCAAGGGTGAAATGCTGTTGAACACGGTGGAATTGGTCACTGGTATCTGCCACACGGTGGCCGAGGGCACCGATGACCTGCGCCGTAACCTGAACATTGTCCGTGAGGCGGCCAAGCCGTTGGGCCTGGATTTGCTCAGTGCCGGTACCCACCCCTTCAGTAACCCGCGCACACAGGAAGTCACCGACAAGGAACGCTACGCGAAACTCGTCGAGCGGACCCAGTGGTGGGGCACTCAGATGCTCATCTACGGCGTCCACGTCCATGTTGGCCTGGACCACGTCTCCAAGGCCATGCCGGTCCTGGATGGGCTGGTGAACTATTTCCCGCACTTCCAGGCCCTTTCGGCGTCCTCCCCTTACTGGAACGGCGAAGACACCGGCTACGCCTCGCAGCGCGCCCTGATGTTTCAGCAGCTTCCCACTGCCGGACTGCCGTTCCAATTTTCCAGCTGGGAAGCCTACGAAGCCTACGTGCAGGACATGTTCACCACCGGGGTCATCGACGCCACGAATGAAATCCGCTGGGACATCCGACCGGTGGCCGGGCTGGGCACCATTGAGATGCGCATCTGTGACGGCATGTCCACTCTGGAGGAGATCGGGGCGATCGCGGCACTCACCCAGTGCTTGGTTGAGGACTTTTCAAACACCCTGGACGACGGCGGCACCATCCCCACCATGCCGCCGTGGCACATCCAGGAAAACAAGTGGCGGGCCGCCCGCTATGGCATGGAAGCCATCGTCATTCTTGACGCGGCAGGCAAGGAGCAGCTCGTCACCGAGCACACCCTAGAATTGCTGAACAGGCTCGAACCCGTTGCCGCCCGGCTCGGCTGCGCCGACGAGCTCGCCAGTGTGGAAAAGATCATCGCCAACGGCGCCGGTTACCAGCGTCAACGCGCCGTGGCTGCCGCCGCCGACGGTGACCTTCGCGCAGTCGTTCGGAACCTTGTGGCGGAGATGGCCACGAACTAG
- a CDS encoding phosphatase PAP2 family protein, producing the protein MSYPVPARPLYESTNPAHTRTTQLTRRTRLAVLPLPRLWLLWALLLSASVLSLGLIAKKLPGFTIGEFSVDQELSRDHNSALTAVAMTLNYVFSPVGGVVIIAAVALYLLVMHKSPINAVAFGGVAAAGWLSSQLFKVLVERQRPNPALLFDPLAPETGSNSFPSGHVALAVGLAWAFFFLARNSRWARLAGVAGIAVPIIVAWSRLYIGVHYPSDVLASLLAASAMVILFAGVWNRYQGRILPRIPLLGRFGPVASPNNQR; encoded by the coding sequence GTGTCGTATCCCGTCCCAGCCCGTCCATTGTACGAGTCGACAAATCCAGCGCATACCAGGACCACGCAGCTGACCCGGCGCACCCGTTTGGCCGTGCTGCCCCTACCCCGGCTCTGGTTGTTGTGGGCTTTGTTGCTTTCAGCCAGTGTCCTTTCACTGGGTCTGATAGCCAAGAAACTGCCAGGATTCACCATCGGAGAGTTTTCCGTGGATCAGGAGCTCAGCCGCGACCACAACTCTGCCCTGACAGCCGTGGCAATGACGTTGAACTATGTGTTTTCCCCGGTGGGCGGCGTCGTGATCATTGCCGCAGTGGCCCTTTACTTGTTGGTGATGCACAAATCGCCAATAAATGCGGTGGCGTTCGGCGGTGTCGCCGCGGCGGGGTGGCTGTCGAGCCAGCTCTTCAAGGTTCTCGTTGAACGCCAACGGCCCAACCCCGCCCTGCTCTTTGACCCATTGGCCCCTGAAACCGGGTCGAACAGCTTCCCCAGCGGCCACGTGGCCCTGGCCGTTGGCCTGGCCTGGGCATTCTTTTTCTTGGCTCGGAACAGCCGGTGGGCCAGGCTGGCCGGCGTCGCTGGCATCGCCGTTCCAATCATCGTTGCATGGTCGCGTTTATACATTGGTGTGCACTACCCCAGCGATGTGCTGGCCTCGCTCCTGGCCGCGAGCGCAATGGTTATTCTCTTTGCCGGTGTGTGGAACCGCTACCAGGGCCGGATTTTGCCGCGTATCCCCCTGCTAGGGCGTTTTGGCCCCGTGGCCTCCCCTAACAACCAGCGATAG
- a CDS encoding VTT domain-containing protein, translated as MLMLASALPSTVSGALPAGLSSVLDPAALLQGLGPATLGVMALMIFIESGVLFPFLPGDSLLFTAGLLHQQLNLSLPLLIGVVVLAAVAGDQVGYMLGRKFGRRWFKDDAKILKTAYLVRTEEFFAKQGGKAIVLARFVPVVRTFAPLVAGIAQYNHKKFTLWNIAGALGWAASVVLLGTWLGHFDFIAKNIDVIAILLVLVSVLPGVIGLLRSRRRARIAAQGPTPGSARDNKEHAHQ; from the coding sequence ATGCTGATGCTTGCCAGCGCGCTGCCGTCCACCGTCTCGGGAGCCCTCCCCGCCGGGCTGTCCTCCGTCCTTGACCCTGCGGCTCTCTTGCAGGGGTTGGGCCCGGCAACTCTGGGCGTGATGGCCCTAATGATCTTCATTGAATCCGGTGTCCTGTTCCCGTTCCTTCCTGGTGACTCTTTGCTCTTTACGGCAGGTTTGCTGCACCAGCAGTTGAACCTGTCCCTGCCACTACTGATAGGCGTGGTTGTCCTGGCCGCCGTGGCTGGGGACCAGGTTGGCTACATGTTGGGCCGCAAATTTGGCCGGCGTTGGTTCAAAGACGACGCCAAGATTTTGAAAACCGCCTACCTGGTGCGGACCGAGGAATTCTTTGCCAAGCAGGGCGGCAAGGCGATTGTGCTTGCCCGATTTGTGCCCGTGGTACGTACATTTGCCCCGTTAGTGGCTGGCATTGCCCAGTACAATCACAAGAAATTCACGCTGTGGAACATTGCCGGGGCGCTGGGCTGGGCGGCGTCAGTGGTCCTTTTGGGTACTTGGCTGGGCCATTTTGACTTCATTGCCAAGAACATCGACGTCATCGCCATCCTGTTGGTGCTGGTCTCGGTGCTTCCGGGTGTGATCGGGCTTCTTCGCTCGCGGCGCCGGGCCCGGATTGCAGCTCAGGGTCCAACACCGGGTTCAGCGCGAGACAATAAGGAACATGCACACCAATGA
- a CDS encoding response regulator transcription factor, with product MHTNERPQLLLVEDDPVLGPLIAELLAQDYRVTLAPDGQAGLHLGLTGEWDVMVIDRGLPVMDGVELLKALRRQGIAAPALILTALGTTVEKIEGLDAGASDYMTKPFDAGELRARLRAISRTNIPAPAVLIIGDWDLDPANRTLRSPYGDHVPLTAKEAELLGLLAGDSGRVFTRPEMMEALFHAEDSPTVIDTYVHYLRKKVSKTVIRTVHGLGYQIGDAS from the coding sequence ATGCACACCAATGAGCGCCCACAACTCCTGCTTGTGGAAGACGATCCCGTACTGGGACCGCTGATCGCCGAGCTGTTGGCGCAGGACTACCGCGTGACGCTGGCACCGGACGGGCAGGCGGGCCTACATCTTGGCCTGACCGGCGAATGGGACGTGATGGTCATTGACCGCGGCCTTCCGGTCATGGACGGGGTGGAACTGCTGAAGGCCTTGCGACGCCAAGGAATTGCTGCTCCTGCCCTGATCTTGACGGCTCTAGGCACCACAGTAGAAAAGATTGAAGGGCTCGACGCCGGGGCCAGCGACTATATGACCAAACCGTTTGATGCCGGCGAGTTGCGCGCCCGCCTCCGCGCAATTTCGCGTACAAATATTCCCGCCCCCGCAGTGCTCATTATTGGCGATTGGGACCTGGATCCGGCCAACAGGACCCTACGGTCACCTTATGGGGATCACGTCCCACTTACGGCCAAGGAGGCGGAACTGTTGGGCCTGCTCGCCGGAGACTCCGGGCGGGTTTTTACCCGCCCGGAGATGATGGAGGCGTTGTTCCATGCAGAAGACTCGCCGACTGTCATTGACACGTACGTGCACTATTTGCGCAAGAAGGTATCAAAGACTGTGATCAGAACCGTGCATGGCTTGGGCTACCAGATCGGGGATGCCTCATGA
- a CDS encoding sensor histidine kinase — MSGEFTAADASQLRRAAVTVGLRIAVACALMVVATIIAAALYMLYLSGHPELSGTDSSARVYVESNDMLKAMLVAGLGGILAAGAIGWLSARSAIRPLGKALALQRRFIQDASHELRTPLTILDARVQLAERKVPPGSDAARLLAQIRTDTAALSTTVQELLLAATGDHDSPVDPVNVSTVVDAVIADLQDLAGSRGVHLEVKHGGDARVRIQANSLRRAVLGLVDNALNHTPSGGDVTVRTSLVGRDARITVSDTGTGISGIDQARVFERFARTSDAPVGGRRSYGLGLALVREIATAAGGRIDISATGPRGTVMELTLPAA; from the coding sequence ATGAGCGGGGAATTTACCGCGGCAGACGCGAGCCAACTGCGGCGAGCCGCGGTGACTGTTGGCTTGCGCATAGCCGTGGCGTGCGCCCTCATGGTGGTTGCCACGATCATCGCGGCGGCTCTGTACATGCTGTACCTTTCCGGGCATCCGGAACTTTCGGGGACAGACTCGTCGGCCCGCGTCTACGTTGAGTCCAATGACATGCTCAAGGCAATGCTCGTAGCCGGACTTGGCGGTATTCTTGCAGCTGGCGCCATCGGCTGGCTGAGCGCCCGCAGCGCCATCAGACCGTTGGGAAAGGCGTTGGCGTTGCAGCGACGCTTCATCCAGGACGCCAGCCATGAGCTGCGCACCCCGCTGACCATTCTTGACGCGCGCGTCCAGCTGGCCGAACGCAAGGTGCCGCCCGGTAGTGACGCCGCACGGTTGCTGGCACAGATCCGTACCGACACTGCCGCCTTGAGCACCACGGTCCAGGAACTGTTGCTCGCGGCCACCGGAGACCACGATTCACCGGTCGATCCAGTCAACGTCAGCACTGTAGTTGACGCCGTTATCGCGGATTTGCAGGATCTGGCTGGTTCTCGCGGTGTGCACCTTGAGGTAAAGCACGGCGGCGACGCTCGGGTTCGCATCCAAGCCAACAGTTTGCGCCGGGCCGTCCTAGGACTGGTGGACAACGCGTTAAACCACACCCCGTCCGGGGGTGACGTGACGGTGCGCACGTCGCTTGTCGGCCGCGATGCACGCATCACTGTGAGCGATACGGGCACCGGAATCTCGGGAATAGACCAGGCTCGCGTGTTTGAGCGGTTTGCCCGAACGAGTGATGCTCCGGTAGGGGGGCGGCGCAGCTATGGCCTGGGTTTGGCCTTGGTCCGGGAGATCGCAACCGCCGCTGGCGGACGCATTGACATCAGTGCCACGGGCCCCCGGGGCACAGTCATGGAACTAACGCTGCCGGCGGCCTAG
- the tsaD gene encoding tRNA (adenosine(37)-N6)-threonylcarbamoyltransferase complex transferase subunit TsaD: MNQSNPLILGIESSCDETGVGLVRGTQLLTNTVSSSMDEHVRFGGVIPEIASRAHLDAFVPTLAQALADAGVTLGDVDAIAVTSGPGLAGALMVGVSAAKALALATGKPLYAINHLVAHVGVGLLDESIAAQTVALDATAGALPPNLGALLVSGGHTEILRVRSIASDVELLGATIDDAAGEAFDKVARILGLGYPGGPAIDALAREGNAKAIRFPRGLTAPKYMGTTEAPGPHRYDFSFSGLKTAVARSVESYEARGEEIPVADVAASFQEAVLDVITAKAVLACKEQGMTTLLLGGGVAANSRLRELASQRASTAGITLLVPKLSLCTDNGAMVAALGAQLVMNGVAPSDLAFAPDSSMPVGTISL; the protein is encoded by the coding sequence ATGAACCAGAGCAATCCGCTGATTTTGGGGATCGAATCCTCCTGCGACGAAACGGGCGTGGGCCTGGTGCGCGGGACACAACTGCTGACCAACACGGTGTCCTCCTCCATGGATGAACACGTGCGCTTTGGGGGAGTCATCCCCGAAATTGCCTCCCGGGCACACCTGGATGCTTTTGTGCCGACACTGGCACAGGCGCTGGCTGATGCGGGGGTGACGTTGGGGGACGTGGACGCCATCGCCGTCACCAGCGGGCCCGGACTGGCAGGGGCACTGATGGTAGGTGTCAGTGCCGCCAAGGCGTTGGCCCTTGCCACGGGCAAGCCGCTGTACGCCATCAACCACCTCGTGGCCCATGTGGGGGTGGGGCTGTTGGATGAATCGATCGCCGCCCAGACCGTGGCCCTGGACGCCACCGCCGGTGCGCTGCCGCCGAATCTTGGCGCCCTGCTGGTGTCGGGTGGGCACACCGAGATTTTGCGGGTGCGCAGCATCGCCTCCGACGTGGAACTGCTCGGTGCCACCATTGACGACGCCGCGGGGGAGGCCTTCGACAAGGTGGCCAGGATCTTGGGCCTGGGATATCCGGGCGGACCAGCCATTGACGCGCTGGCCAGGGAGGGCAACGCGAAGGCCATCCGCTTCCCGCGGGGGCTGACTGCGCCCAAGTACATGGGCACCACAGAAGCGCCCGGGCCGCACCGCTATGACTTCTCCTTCTCGGGTCTGAAGACCGCCGTGGCCCGGAGCGTTGAAAGCTACGAGGCACGCGGCGAGGAAATCCCGGTGGCCGACGTCGCGGCGTCGTTCCAGGAAGCGGTGCTGGATGTCATCACCGCAAAGGCGGTGCTGGCCTGCAAGGAACAAGGCATGACCACCTTGTTGCTGGGCGGGGGAGTGGCGGCAAATTCACGGCTGCGCGAACTGGCGTCGCAGCGTGCCTCCACGGCCGGCATCACCTTGCTGGTGCCCAAGCTTTCACTGTGCACCGACAACGGCGCCATGGTGGCCGCGCTCGGAGCCCAGCTGGTTATGAACGGGGTGGCGCCCAGCGATCTGGCCTTCGCCCCGGATTCCTCGATGCCAGTGGGCACCATCAGTCTGTAG
- the rimI gene encoding ribosomal protein S18-alanine N-acetyltransferase: protein MTVADIDAITAMDATLFGVDSWPRHMFVDELARPETRRYIIAEVSGQAGHLVMAGYAGLMCIPPIGDIQTIGVLPQYEGRGYARAMLVELIDEARRRGAQEVMLEVSSTNPRAQELYRRFGFEHIHTRRKYYRDGSDGLIMRLQLSEPHAVNTQTQETDPA from the coding sequence ATGACGGTGGCGGACATTGACGCGATCACCGCCATGGACGCCACGCTTTTCGGTGTGGACAGTTGGCCCCGGCACATGTTCGTTGACGAACTGGCCCGGCCCGAAACCCGCCGTTACATCATCGCGGAGGTTTCCGGCCAGGCAGGCCATCTGGTGATGGCCGGCTATGCCGGGCTGATGTGCATACCGCCCATTGGCGACATCCAGACCATTGGGGTGCTGCCACAGTACGAGGGGCGCGGCTACGCCCGGGCCATGCTGGTTGAACTCATTGATGAGGCCCGCCGGCGCGGGGCACAGGAGGTGATGCTGGAGGTCAGTTCCACTAACCCCAGGGCGCAGGAGCTGTACCGCCGTTTTGGGTTCGAGCACATCCATACGCGGCGCAAATATTACCGCGACGGATCGGACGGGCTGATCATGCGCCTGCAGCTTTCTGAACCACACGCAGTGAACACACAAACACAGGAAACGGACCCCGCATGA